The DNA sequence TTCATTGTTGCAAGCAGCTTTGCACAAAGTCCAGTCCAAAAGCTAGATGCCGGGAATAAAGCCGACTCAATTGTACAGACATTTTATAATATCAGTCAAGTTCCACTCTATTGGCTTTCATCGCGAAAAGACACCAAAAGAGCATACGAATGGTTAACGGCAATTGAAATGGCAAAAGAATCTGACTTGGTTTCGAGGAACCTAATGACAGGGCAAATTCGCACCGCAATGCTGGGTAAAAACATCAGGGACAAAACGTTAAAGGCAAAGACTGACAAACAGATTACAGGTCTGATTTTAAATTTCCTCAAAGAATTACAAACTGTTGATGTTCATTTTGATTATGATGAAATTAGTGTAGCCACACCTGATTCTGTTTACATTTATCAGTTGATAAATTCAAAAGATAAAGGGCCGGTTTCTCAAATCGTTTCTAAGCTCGAATGTCAGGATCACGAGTATCAGGTTCTGAAAAAATTTCTGAAAGATTCGATTCCAGATAAGAATACATTGAAATACAAATCAGTAGTTCAATCGATGAATGTTTTGAAGTATATCTCAAAAAATCGTCAACCGGAATACATTGTTGCTAACATACCTGAAACAGAGGTCCGTTATTTTCAGGATAGTCAGCTAAAACTAAAGATGAAATCAGTGGTTGGTAAGAAGAAAAATCAGACTCCAACAATTTCCTCATACATCACCAACATTGTGACTTTCCCGGCATGGAATGTTCCTTTTTCAATTGCGTCGAAAGAGCTTTTGCCCAAAGTACAAAAAGACGAAAGTTATCTGGAACGAAATAATTTCGAGGTAGTTGATGCCAAAGGAAATGCTGTTGACGATTCTGATCTCAACTGGGATTCGTATACAGAAAAGAACTTTCCCTATTTCTTTCGCGAATCTACCGGGCCAAATAATTCGCTAGGCGTATTAAAATTTAACCTTGGAAATCCATTCAGCATCTATTTACACGACACCAACTCGAAAGGGGCTTTTGCAAAGGAATCCAGGTTTTTAAGTCACGGTTGTGTTCGCTTGGAAAAACCCATTGAACTTGCCGACTTACTGACAAGGAGAAAAGTGAATGTGTGGGAATTAAAAACCGGACAAAAAGACACTGAATCGAAAATCATCAAGCTAGAGCAAAAGGTACCGGTTTTCATCGTTTATATGCCGGTAATAGTCAATGGCGAGCAAGTGACTTTTCTGAAAGATACTTACGGACTAATTAAGTAAAGCTGATTTGCTAAGGTATTCCTTGTCCGGATTATAAAGAAACAAACAAGTTCCGCCTTTAATGGCTTCAATTATTAGTTTATTCATTTCAGGTGGAACTGAAGGACACCCATAACTCCGCCCAAGTCTTCCAAATTTTTTAATGAAATTTTCGGTAGCATATTCAGCCGCATGAATAATAATCGCCCGTTGCACTGCGTGATCATTAAATCCTTTTTCAACACCGTCAATTAGCAACGAAAAACCAGTATGTGATCCCATAATCGGATGTTCAGTGATGTAAAAGCCAAGGCTACTTTTATATGAACCTTCAACGTTCGAAAACGACTTGGCATACTCGTCACCAGTATTCCGTCCGTGTGCCACATAGGTATTAAACAGAAGTTTCTTGTTTTTCAAATCAATAACATACAGGCGTTTCTTATTGCTCGACTGAGAGTAGTCGGCAATAGTTACTATCGTTGCATTATTCAATTTCTTTTCGGTATCCAGTTTTTTTAAACCTTTAATTGCCAAATTAAATACATCTCTGGTCAAGCCAGTATCGGCCAGGTTCACTGCTGCATAAATATCTTCATTAACAGCCTCGGCTGAAATATTCTCATTGACACCGGCATTATTTACAGCGGGTATCAGGAGGAAAAACAGATAGAATATTAATTTTTTCATTGGGGTAAAAGTACGTTAATATTCATGAAGCACAAACCGAATGATTTTCAGAATACCTAAAAGGAAAGTAATTTAATTAAATTATTGAAAATAAATGAATTATCCGACATATAAGTGTATCTTGCACGAACATTTATTTTTATTAAAATTATCATGAATAAAGGAACAGTAAAATTTTTCAACGAATCTAAAGGATTCGGATTTATTAAAGACAGTGGATCAGATAAAGAGTACTTTGTACACGTATCTGGTTTAAACGACCAAGTCAGAGAAAATGACGAAGTAACTTTTGACCTTCAAGAAGGAAATAAAGGATTAAATGCCGTAAACGTTAAACTAGCTTAGTTTATCCCTATACAAGACATTTATTATTTAAAAAGCCGTTCCAATTCAATTTGGGACGGCTTTTTTTGTATTGAAGACAGACTCTTACCGAAATACAACCGGACCTGGTTTACCGATTTCAAAATCCCGGAACCCAAAATCGGTCGTACTGAAAGAGTTTATTTTGAAGATGTTATTTCCGCTCCCCGGAATAATTGGATAAAACGAAAGAGTAATCTGAAACATATTGAAAACTAAATTTTCATTTTTTATTTGTACGCCTAGGCCAATTTTCGAATAGACCTTACTGTTTTTAAATCCAGTTGCTTCATCGCCCAGAAAACCAAGCGAATAGGAAATAAAAGGGCCAAACCGAAACCCGATAAAATTCCATGGAGCGTAAGCCTGAGTCTGCAAAGTCAATAACAGACGACTTGTACCTTGTAGCTCGGTTGAGCGAAAACCATCCAAGCCATAGCCATCGTTGAGTGTTAAGCTATCAGAAGGAAAGCGATTGAAGCCAAAAGTGAGTTGCGGTTTTACGAATTGCCTGAATTTCCATTTACCAATTTCGATTAATCCGGTAAAATAATTCAGGCCAACATTAAATACTCCTTCCTCAACATGCGAAGCTCGAATGAAGGTTCCGTACTCAAAATTGGAACTCAGGTAGCCCCAAGGATAATAGCTTCCCATTGAAATGCGAGCGCCCAAATAAATCCTGTCTGTCTGACTTTTCTCCTGAAAACCGGCAGTAAGGCTGAAAACCTTACCAACAGGCACATCTTCAGTAATTCCAAACTTAAAAATATATTTATCCTGAACGTACCTTCGAGTCGAAACGCCTATGCTACCGAGGTAAAAATTCTCGTCGGTAAACATGTGATGCGTGTCAAAAATTACGCTTGGTTTTTCCAGGTAGCGAACGCGCAAAAAACGTAGGATTGAAATGAAATTAGTTGTCCGGATATATTCCGATTGGCCTTTCCACAATTGCATGGCATTACCCACCCAAAAATCCTGAGAATTAAACTTATACCGCAACATCTCCAGGTGAAGATTGTCGAAATTTGCCGAATCGTTAAAAAATTGTTGTGTAAAATTCACACCTGCAGCCCATTTGGCAAAGGGCGAAAAGAACGGGCGGTCAATGGCGAAGCTTCGGCTAAATTTCCGATCCCCTTCTTTTCCTAAGTGTACAGTTCCCCGAACATAGCTATTCTTGATGTTTGGGATCGAATAATTGGCATGATAAGCATTGAATCCTTCAGTATAATTTCGAGTGAAATCGCCCTGTAATTCATGTCCCAAACCCAGAAAATTTTTGTCGGCTAAATTGATAGTACTGCTTGATGCAGAAGCTGATCCTTTGGGAATGATGCTCCAAATGTCCAATTCACGAATGAAGATGTCAACAGAATCGGATCCTTTTGCGGTAGCTTTAACGAAAAATGAAACATCGCGGATATATTTCTGGCTGCGAACCAATCGTTCTGATTCTTTGACAAGTAAGGCATCAAAAATCTGGTTTTGATGAATAAGCAACAGATTGCGAATGGTTATCCGCTGCGATTTCACATGTAGTCCGTTGCCTGTCTTTGACAGAAAATTGGGTTCTCTAAAAATGGTATCGCCAATTGAATAACCAAACGGATCGAGTGTTTCAATGTTAATATGTCTGATAATTTTTCCGTCAAAAGTGTTGTAAGGCTTTTGGATCAACTTCTTATACACGTGCATTCTGCCATTTTTGGAGCGCGAAGCGGAAGCGACCGGCCTGAATATGAGGCCGTACATAAATTTCGTAAACTTTCCGCGTTTCGAAAAAGATTCAATTTCAGTATAGATCTGGGTTGAATCTTTTTTGACAGGCTTTTGCTGTGCCCATGCAAATTCATGCGTTGAGATCAGAACAAGAACTAGAAATGGGAGAATTTTGAATCTCATTTGCATTGCCAATTAGGTACCAGTTATGCTTACTTTTTCTCATCAGCAGCTTTCTTTTCTTCAGCTCTGGCTTTCTTGTTGAAATAGCCTCGTAAAAGGAAATTATGCTTGGCAGCGTTCATATTTTCATCCAATCCTTTTGAACTTTTCTTCAGGTTGATGATTGTCTGATTCAAATTTCGCGCAATGGTTGTATCCTGAATTAAACGTCCAAGTGTTCCTGTTCCGCTGTTTATTTTGGCCATAATTTCGGCAAGTTCCTGGGTAATTACCTCGGCATTCTCAGCGGTAACCTTCAGGCTCGACATGATGGCATCTGTTTCGACCGGTTCAACCGATTCGAGCTGTTCACCTTCTCTGGCCAAAGGAGCATCAAAACTTCCCTGAGAAATTATGACAAGCCGGTCGCCAATCAGACCTTCAGAGCCAATGGCAACTTCACTGTCAGATTTAATAAAACGCCTGACTTCTTGTTTGATCAACATATCAACCCTAACCGTTGAATCGTTTATGATTGCAATGTTATCAACTGTTCCGATGACAATTCCAGAGAAGCGTATATTATTTCCAACCTGTAATCCGCTCACATTGTAAAAGGTTGTCGTTAATTTGTAAACCGGATTAAACAGATTCTTTTGTTTACCGATGATAAATATTGCCAGTACAAACAAGGCCAAACCTCCGGCAACAAACATTCCTAAGCGTACTTTAAATTGTGGTGTATGTGTATCCATGATGGTATGTTTTTGATAGTTATTTGAAAAATGACTGAATGATTGGATCGGAAGATTGCTCGAATTCTTCGAGACTCCCTACCAGATATACTTCTCCGTCTTTTAGCATGATAATCCGATTGGCCGTGTTACGGGCGCACTCTATATCGTGTGTAATAATGATGGATGAAGTTTTGTATCTTTTCTGAATATCGTTGATGAGCCCACTTATTTCGTCTGAAGTCACCGGATCGAGCCCGGTGGTGGGTTCGTCGTACAGCATGATCATCGGATCGATCACAATTGTTCGTGCCAGGCTGATCCGTTTCCGCATTCCTCCTGAAAGTTGCGATGGCATTTTATTCAATGCATCAGCCAAACCTACGTTTTCCAGAACTTCAATAATTTTTTCTGATATCTCCTTTTCGGTAAGGTTCTTTCTTATCCGGCGCAACGGGAATTCAAGGTTTTCCTTTACGGTCATCGAATCGTACAAGGCTCCACTCTGAAAAAGAAAACCAATTTTCTGTCTCAATTCGCCCAACCGATCACTATTTAGCGTGCTTATATTTTCGCCAAGAACTTGAATCGTTCCACCATCAGGATTTAACAACCGCACGATGCACTTGATCAGGACTGATTTTCCGGTACCCGATTTACCAAGAACGACCAGATTTTCGCCATTGATGAGTTTTAAGGAAACGTCTTTCAGTACCAGTTGAGTGCCAAATGATTTCTTCAGGTTATTGATTTCAATAACATGTTTTGCTGTAACTTCAGTATCTGTTTGGATTGTGTTCATTTTACCAACATATCAGTAATTTGCACTGCGATCATATCTGTTATTATTACCAGGAGTGAAGCCAAAACCACCGCAGAATTTGCCGCCACGCCAACACTTTCGGTTCCTCGCCCGGCATTGTAACCTTTATAGCTTCCAACTAATCCGATAACTGCACCGAAAAAAATGGATTTGACAACGGCAGGTAAAAAATCGATGAAATCGATATGTGCAAAGGCTTGTGAAAAGAATAGCGAAAACGAAACGTCACCTTTAATATTGGCGCCGCCCCAACTTCCAAGTATACCCAGTAGATCGGAATAAAGAATCAGCAGCGGAATCATTAATGTGGCTGCCAGCACTCTGGTCACCACCAGAAACCGCATCGGGTTGGTTGACGAAACTTCCATCGCTTCAATCTGTTCGGTTACCTTCATCGACCCTAACTCAGCGCCAATTCCTGAACCAATTTTCCCGGCGCAAATCAATGCGGTGATAACAGGTCCCATTTCCCTGATCAGCGAGACGGCCACCATCCCCGGAAGCATAGTTACTGCCCCAAAATCGACCAATACCGGGCGCGACTGAATGGTTAACACCAATCCAATAATTGCCCCAATGATTGAAATCAGTGGTAAGGTTTTAGCTCCAATTTGATAACACTGGCGAAAGAATTCTTTCCACTCGAAGTGTCCCGAAAACATCTCCTTAGTGAGTTCTGCCATAAATAAAGCGACATTGGCAACATCAGTAAAAAAGCTACCGACACCTTGTGTTTTAGCTATTGTTTTCTCGCTAAGCACAGTCATTGAATGCTTTGTTGCATCCCGAACCTTCGGAATTACTTTAACGGGATTAAATTTTCGCTGTTTAGTTTGTGTCATTCGTTATCTGTTTTTTATTTTCAGGCAAACTGCTTTCTTCTGTTTTTGCCTTCTTTTTAAAATAGCCTCTCAGTAAAAAATTGTGCTGTGCGGCTTCCAAATCTTCATCAAGTTTTGCTGAACTGGTTTCCAGATTTTTAATCGTTTCTTTTAGTCGGGTGCCTGATTCATCGTCGTGTAACAAAACACCAATAGCTGAATTCGGGTTGGAACTTGCCTTTTTGAGATTGGCGATGAACACCGTTGCAGTATCAGCCATTTGTTGCAATTGCAAAACCGAAGCTTTTACCGATTTAAAAACCACAGTGTCAGTTGTCAATTCATTGGCAAGCGTGCCTTTTTTATTCAATCCTGAACTGAATTCGGACAACGAAGCCAGCATTTGTTCTGCTTTTGCAGATGCCTTATGTAGCGAAGCTATAGTTGCATTGATATTGGTATAGATTAAACTATCGTTGAGCAATTTACCTAAAGTGCCTTCGCCCGCAGCTAATTTTTTAGTGATGATTTTTACATCGTTTGTTATGGCTAAAATGTTTTTATTGTTTTCCTGTGCAGTGTTAATCATATCCTCCGACGTGAAAGTTTTTTCCACCAACAAAGTATCACCATCCTCTACTTCAGCAAATCCATCTGTTCCACCATAAATCACCAGAATTTTATTTCCGATCAGACCGTCGCTGCTGATTTTAACTTTTGCATCTTTCCGAATGTACTTTTTCGCTTTTATGGCCACATTCATGTCCACTTCCACCTGCGATTTTCCATGAAAATTCAGGCTGTTTACGGTTCCTATTTTAACTCCTGAGTACCAAATGTTATTTCCAGGCTGCAACCCGCTTATGTCATCAAAAAGTGAAACCAATTGCATTTTCCGGTTAAAAGTTTCCCTAAGGTTTCCTACAATAAGAACTCCTGCCAGCAGAAACAACAGACCGACTATTACAAAAACCCCAACGATTACTGCACGTTTATTTGGTGATTCATTCATGATTTATTGTATAAAATTGTAATTAAAGAAACCTTTTACCTGTTCGTTATCGCTTGCGAAAACCTCATCAAACGTTCCCACTTTTAAAAACTTTCCTTTGTGCAACATGGCAATCCGGTTACCGGTATTTTTGGCACAGGTAAGGTCGTGTGTAATAATCACCGAACTGGTGTTGTATTTTTGCTGGACTTCATTGATCAATTCAATAATTTCAGCACTTGTAATCGGGTCGAGTCCTGAAGTTGGCTCATCGTATAACATGATTTCAGGCTTTAGAATTAGTGTACGGGCAATGCCAATCCGCTTACGTTGCCCGCCTGACAGATCGGAAGGCATTTGTTTGCTTTTATTAGCCAGACCAACCGAATCCAAAACATCGTTAACAGCATAATCGACCTCACTTTTAGACAGATTCTTCACATTCATGGTCAACGGAAAAGCAAGATTTTGATAGACGTTCATGCTGTCGTACAATGCACTGTTCTGAAATGAAAATCCAATCCGGATACGCAATGCATCCAGTTCTTTCCCGGATAACTTATCCACCTGTTTTCCCAAAACGATTACTTCTCCCTTATCTGGCTTAAGCAGTCCTACAATAATTTTTATTAAAACAGATTTTCCCGTACCCGACTTTCCAAGCACAGCTATATTTTCCCCTTTAAAAAGATTGAAATCTATTCCTTTTAGTACCGGCACTTCATCAAACGATTTAAAAAGTCCGGTAATGGAAATGACCGATTCATCTTTATTGATAATATGTTGTTTCAAGTTTTCCATGACTTAATAAAATCTGATCCAATTGGCAATTTGAACTATGATAACTTCCTCAATAAATATCAGGAACATGGCCAATACAACAGCTTGGTTCGCAGCCTTACCAACACCACGTGTGCCCTGTGTGGCATTGTATCCTTTATATGTACCAACAATACCAATTGTGAATCCGTAAACTAAAGTTTTGGTTACTGATGTGATTATATCCAGAAAATTGATCGTTTTAAAAGCGCTTTGATAAAAGCTGATCATACTGCTGGTTTCTTCAGCATGAACATTTAAATACGAACCATACAAGGCAACAAAACTGCAATACAAGGCAAGTATTGGAATGGTAATGGTTGTAGCTAAAACACGGGTTACAACCAGATATTTAAAAGGATTAATAGCAGAAACCTCCATGGCATCAATCTGTTCGGTTACTTTCATCGAGCCCAGTTCGGCACCAATCCCCGATCCTATTTTCCCGGCACAAATGAGCGCAGTGACCAATGGCCCTAAAGCCTTTATAATGGCAATGCCAATTAACGATGGAAGCCACGACGTGGCGCCAAAATCTTCAAGCGAAGGACGCGACTGTTTGGTAAAAACAATGCCGACAATAAAACCGGTGAGGGTGATCAATGCAAGCGATTTCAATCCCACCTCGAAACACTGATTAATCAGTTCGCGCAGATGAAAAGGAGGTTTAAATGCTTCTTTAAAAAAAAGAGTTGTAAACCGGTAAGCCTTGTGCACACCTATAAAATAGTCGTCAAGACCTTTTGAAAATACGTATTTTCTAACTTTTGAATTTCGCATGTAAGGTTTGTATTATAGCCATTTGGTAAAGATGAATATTCCTAAATCTAAATGTGTTACATAACTTTTCAAATAAGTTACATGATTCACACTTTTGCTTTACAAAAAAAAAGAAGACCGTTCCGGTTGGGGAACGGCCATTCTTACACTAACCTCACTTAAAACCAAATCCTAACTAAAACCTATATCCGAGCGACAGGCCGAAACCTGTATTTTTTGTTGATGACTTATCATCCGATAATATCTTGTATTCAGGATTGATATTAAGCATCCCAAATTCGGTGTCGAGTTGTAAAAACAATCCACTTGCCATTTCGTATCCAACAAAAATATTGGCGCCCGCATCAAATGCTTTGTAATAAGGCACTAATATGTTATCACCTGTTTCAACAACACTTTTGAATTTGATGTCCCGATTAAGAGTTACCGAGCCACTAACTGTTTTTACGCTACCACTCATTCCATAACTAACATAAGGTCCAAATCCGAGCATAAAAAATCCTTTACCCAACGAGGCTTTGTAAACCATATTCAAAGGCACTTCAATATAATTGAGTTTTGTTGTGCTTGTTATTGAACCTGAAGTGTTCTTTGCTCCTTTGGATGAATACATGATTCCTGGTTGGAAATAAAACTCGGGAGCAATGGGAATCTGAACATTAATCCCACCATGAAAGCCCAGCAGCATATCATTTTCAAGTTTATCACCACCCAAATCTTTTCCGTTCAGGTTCTGAAAATTTAAACCACCCAATATTCCAAATGATAGTTTTGACTTCTCCTGTGCATTCGCAAATGATGCTGAAAGCAAAAGAATTAATGCGATTGATACTATTTTGTTTTTCATCTGTCTATATTTTTTGTCATTCTTTTTGTAATTCGATTTTATTTAACTACCTCTTTTTCAGACTCAGTCTTCATTTTCTCATTGGCAGTGATCAGAAATTCAACTCTGCGATTTTGTGATCGGCCATTTTCTGTATTGTTATCATACTTAGGCATATTTTCGCCAAATCCTTTGGTTCGGATTCTATTGTTAGAAATTCCATTGTTGAATAAATAGCCTGAAACTTCACCTGCCCGGTTTTCTGACAAGCTCTGGTTGTACGACTGGCTTCCTTTGCTGTCGGTATGCCCCTGAACTTCAATATCCGTATCGGGATAGACATTCAGAATTTTGACCAGTTTATCCAGGTTTACTTTAGCATCAGCCGAAAGATTTGAGCTATCAAATCCGAATAAAACATTGCTGCTAAATTCTACAACGATACCCTCGCCTACCCGTTCAACTTTAGCATCAGGAACTGTCTTTGCAATTTCAGCAGCCTGTTTGTCCATTTTATGACCAATCACTGCGCCGGTAGCACCTCCAACTGCTGCTCCAATAATAGCGCCCAAACCGGTATTTCCGGCAACCTTACCAATTATTGCACCCATAGCACCTCCACCAACTGCTCCGATTGCTCC is a window from the Aquipluma nitroreducens genome containing:
- a CDS encoding L,D-transpeptidase family protein; the encoded protein is MRNINKILTLFIVSFIVASSFAQSPVQKLDAGNKADSIVQTFYNISQVPLYWLSSRKDTKRAYEWLTAIEMAKESDLVSRNLMTGQIRTAMLGKNIRDKTLKAKTDKQITGLILNFLKELQTVDVHFDYDEISVATPDSVYIYQLINSKDKGPVSQIVSKLECQDHEYQVLKKFLKDSIPDKNTLKYKSVVQSMNVLKYISKNRQPEYIVANIPETEVRYFQDSQLKLKMKSVVGKKKNQTPTISSYITNIVTFPAWNVPFSIASKELLPKVQKDESYLERNNFEVVDAKGNAVDDSDLNWDSYTEKNFPYFFRESTGPNNSLGVLKFNLGNPFSIYLHDTNSKGAFAKESRFLSHGCVRLEKPIELADLLTRRKVNVWELKTGQKDTESKIIKLEQKVPVFIVYMPVIVNGEQVTFLKDTYGLIK
- a CDS encoding murein L,D-transpeptidase catalytic domain family protein, with protein sequence MKKLIFYLFFLLIPAVNNAGVNENISAEAVNEDIYAAVNLADTGLTRDVFNLAIKGLKKLDTEKKLNNATIVTIADYSQSSNKKRLYVIDLKNKKLLFNTYVAHGRNTGDEYAKSFSNVEGSYKSSLGFYITEHPIMGSHTGFSLLIDGVEKGFNDHAVQRAIIIHAAEYATENFIKKFGRLGRSYGCPSVPPEMNKLIIEAIKGGTCLFLYNPDKEYLSKSALLN
- a CDS encoding cold-shock protein yields the protein MNKGTVKFFNESKGFGFIKDSGSDKEYFVHVSGLNDQVRENDEVTFDLQEGNKGLNAVNVKLA
- a CDS encoding BamA/TamA family outer membrane protein produces the protein MRFKILPFLVLVLISTHEFAWAQQKPVKKDSTQIYTEIESFSKRGKFTKFMYGLIFRPVASASRSKNGRMHVYKKLIQKPYNTFDGKIIRHINIETLDPFGYSIGDTIFREPNFLSKTGNGLHVKSQRITIRNLLLIHQNQIFDALLVKESERLVRSQKYIRDVSFFVKATAKGSDSVDIFIRELDIWSIIPKGSASASSSTINLADKNFLGLGHELQGDFTRNYTEGFNAYHANYSIPNIKNSYVRGTVHLGKEGDRKFSRSFAIDRPFFSPFAKWAAGVNFTQQFFNDSANFDNLHLEMLRYKFNSQDFWVGNAMQLWKGQSEYIRTTNFISILRFLRVRYLEKPSVIFDTHHMFTDENFYLGSIGVSTRRYVQDKYIFKFGITEDVPVGKVFSLTAGFQEKSQTDRIYLGARISMGSYYPWGYLSSNFEYGTFIRASHVEEGVFNVGLNYFTGLIEIGKWKFRQFVKPQLTFGFNRFPSDSLTLNDGYGLDGFRSTELQGTSRLLLTLQTQAYAPWNFIGFRFGPFISYSLGFLGDEATGFKNSKVYSKIGLGVQIKNENLVFNMFQITLSFYPIIPGSGNNIFKINSFSTTDFGFRDFEIGKPGPVVFR
- a CDS encoding MlaD family protein — translated: MDTHTPQFKVRLGMFVAGGLALFVLAIFIIGKQKNLFNPVYKLTTTFYNVSGLQVGNNIRFSGIVIGTVDNIAIINDSTVRVDMLIKQEVRRFIKSDSEVAIGSEGLIGDRLVIISQGSFDAPLAREGEQLESVEPVETDAIMSSLKVTAENAEVITQELAEIMAKINSGTGTLGRLIQDTTIARNLNQTIINLKKSSKGLDENMNAAKHNFLLRGYFNKKARAEEKKAADEKK
- a CDS encoding ABC transporter ATP-binding protein, which encodes MNTIQTDTEVTAKHVIEINNLKKSFGTQLVLKDVSLKLINGENLVVLGKSGTGKSVLIKCIVRLLNPDGGTIQVLGENISTLNSDRLGELRQKIGFLFQSGALYDSMTVKENLEFPLRRIRKNLTEKEISEKIIEVLENVGLADALNKMPSQLSGGMRKRISLARTIVIDPMIMLYDEPTTGLDPVTSDEISGLINDIQKRYKTSSIIITHDIECARNTANRIIMLKDGEVYLVGSLEEFEQSSDPIIQSFFK
- a CDS encoding MlaE family ABC transporter permease — encoded protein: MTQTKQRKFNPVKVIPKVRDATKHSMTVLSEKTIAKTQGVGSFFTDVANVALFMAELTKEMFSGHFEWKEFFRQCYQIGAKTLPLISIIGAIIGLVLTIQSRPVLVDFGAVTMLPGMVAVSLIREMGPVITALICAGKIGSGIGAELGSMKVTEQIEAMEVSSTNPMRFLVVTRVLAATLMIPLLILYSDLLGILGSWGGANIKGDVSFSLFFSQAFAHIDFIDFLPAVVKSIFFGAVIGLVGSYKGYNAGRGTESVGVAANSAVVLASLLVIITDMIAVQITDMLVK
- a CDS encoding MlaD family protein yields the protein MNESPNKRAVIVGVFVIVGLLFLLAGVLIVGNLRETFNRKMQLVSLFDDISGLQPGNNIWYSGVKIGTVNSLNFHGKSQVEVDMNVAIKAKKYIRKDAKVKISSDGLIGNKILVIYGGTDGFAEVEDGDTLLVEKTFTSEDMINTAQENNKNILAITNDVKIITKKLAAGEGTLGKLLNDSLIYTNINATIASLHKASAKAEQMLASLSEFSSGLNKKGTLANELTTDTVVFKSVKASVLQLQQMADTATVFIANLKKASSNPNSAIGVLLHDDESGTRLKETIKNLETSSAKLDEDLEAAQHNFLLRGYFKKKAKTEESSLPENKKQITNDTN
- a CDS encoding ABC transporter ATP-binding protein yields the protein MENLKQHIINKDESVISITGLFKSFDEVPVLKGIDFNLFKGENIAVLGKSGTGKSVLIKIIVGLLKPDKGEVIVLGKQVDKLSGKELDALRIRIGFSFQNSALYDSMNVYQNLAFPLTMNVKNLSKSEVDYAVNDVLDSVGLANKSKQMPSDLSGGQRKRIGIARTLILKPEIMLYDEPTSGLDPITSAEIIELINEVQQKYNTSSVIITHDLTCAKNTGNRIAMLHKGKFLKVGTFDEVFASDNEQVKGFFNYNFIQ
- a CDS encoding MlaE family ABC transporter permease, with the protein product MRNSKVRKYVFSKGLDDYFIGVHKAYRFTTLFFKEAFKPPFHLRELINQCFEVGLKSLALITLTGFIVGIVFTKQSRPSLEDFGATSWLPSLIGIAIIKALGPLVTALICAGKIGSGIGAELGSMKVTEQIDAMEVSAINPFKYLVVTRVLATTITIPILALYCSFVALYGSYLNVHAEETSSMISFYQSAFKTINFLDIITSVTKTLVYGFTIGIVGTYKGYNATQGTRGVGKAANQAVVLAMFLIFIEEVIIVQIANWIRFY
- a CDS encoding porin family protein, translated to MKNKIVSIALILLLSASFANAQEKSKLSFGILGGLNFQNLNGKDLGGDKLENDMLLGFHGGINVQIPIAPEFYFQPGIMYSSKGAKNTSGSITSTTKLNYIEVPLNMVYKASLGKGFFMLGFGPYVSYGMSGSVKTVSGSVTLNRDIKFKSVVETGDNILVPYYKAFDAGANIFVGYEMASGLFLQLDTEFGMLNINPEYKILSDDKSSTKNTGFGLSLGYRF
- a CDS encoding OmpA family protein — translated: MKRIRISAVVILSSALLFSSCASFNKTQKGGAIGAVGGGAMGAIIGKVAGNTGLGAIIGAAVGGATGAVIGHKMDKQAAEIAKTVPDAKVERVGEGIVVEFSSNVLFGFDSSNLSADAKVNLDKLVKILNVYPDTDIEVQGHTDSKGSQSYNQSLSENRAGEVSGYLFNNGISNNRIRTKGFGENMPKYDNNTENGRSQNRRVEFLITANEKMKTESEKEVVK